The Gemmatimonadaceae bacterium genome includes a region encoding these proteins:
- a CDS encoding ABC transporter permease — translation MRLALREVWTAFRRAPGLGMLSIFTIAFSLFAFGLFGLVAYNTRLALERLEERVEIRAYVTEGTETDAIAAAVGDIRAFPEVARVTYVSPDDALKKARVEMAEFKDVFEPEFLPASLEVRLKPGMRDPDQVKAVARRLTGYPFVDDVRYGEEWVQKFYSVRRAATAAGIILGVAFAFAAMIIIGSTIRTSVLARAREIGIMRMVGATDGFIRAPFLIDGLLKGLIGGILAVTLMWVTRAALTATVFAFEFFPTPVLVGGVVAGAVIGLLGSAVSVGRQLKRV, via the coding sequence ATGCGCCTTGCCCTGCGCGAAGTCTGGACGGCATTCCGGCGCGCCCCCGGCCTGGGGATGCTGAGCATCTTCACGATCGCCTTCTCCCTCTTCGCCTTCGGCCTGTTCGGGCTGGTGGCGTACAACACGCGCCTGGCGCTGGAGCGGCTGGAGGAGCGGGTGGAGATCCGCGCCTACGTGACCGAGGGTACCGAGACCGACGCCATCGCGGCCGCCGTCGGCGACATCCGCGCCTTCCCCGAGGTGGCGAGGGTCACCTACGTGTCGCCCGACGACGCACTGAAGAAGGCGCGCGTGGAGATGGCGGAGTTCAAGGATGTGTTCGAGCCCGAGTTCCTGCCCGCCTCGCTCGAGGTGCGGCTCAAGCCCGGCATGCGGGATCCCGACCAGGTGAAGGCAGTCGCGAGGCGCCTCACCGGCTACCCGTTCGTGGATGACGTGCGCTACGGGGAGGAGTGGGTCCAGAAGTTCTACAGCGTGCGGCGCGCCGCCACGGCGGCGGGGATCATCCTCGGCGTGGCGTTCGCATTCGCCGCGATGATCATCATCGGCAGCACCATCCGGACCTCGGTGCTCGCCCGTGCACGCGAGATCGGGATCATGCGCATGGTCGGTGCCACCGACGGCTTCATCCGCGCGCCATTCCTGATCGACGGCCTGCTGAAGGGACTCATCGGCGGGATCCTGGCGGTGACACTGATGTGGGTCACGCGCGCCGCACTGACGGCCACCGTGTTCGCGTTCGAGTTCTTCCCGACGCCGGTGCTGGTGGGCGGGGTCGTGGCCGGCGCCGTGATCGGGCTGCTCGGCAGCGCCGTGTCGGTGGGTCGCCAGCTCAAGCGGGTGTGA
- the ftsE gene encoding cell division ATP-binding protein FtsE: MIKFTSVTKSWQRGSGGLQKVSFTATRGEFVFLTGPSGAGKSTILRLCYLDEMPTAGEVRVSGVSSMSAKRTEISQLRRKLGIVFQNFRLLEDRTAWDNVAFALEVTGTQARAIPARVQKVLERVGLASKMQAMPSELSGGEQQRVAIARALVNDPFVLLADEPTGNLDDRASRAVFQLLREINASGTAVIMATHDLDLVRNSGFRSLELNKGALVYDSAEAPLPEREH, encoded by the coding sequence ATCATCAAGTTCACGAGCGTCACGAAGTCGTGGCAGCGCGGCAGCGGCGGCCTGCAGAAGGTCAGCTTCACCGCCACCCGCGGCGAGTTCGTGTTCCTCACCGGGCCGAGCGGTGCCGGCAAGAGCACCATCCTCAGGCTGTGCTACCTGGACGAGATGCCGACGGCCGGCGAGGTGCGGGTGAGCGGCGTGAGCTCGATGAGTGCCAAGCGCACCGAGATCTCGCAGCTGCGCCGCAAGCTCGGCATCGTGTTCCAGAACTTCCGCCTGCTGGAGGACCGCACGGCGTGGGACAACGTGGCCTTCGCGCTGGAGGTGACCGGCACGCAGGCCCGGGCGATCCCGGCGCGCGTGCAGAAGGTGCTGGAGCGCGTGGGCCTCGCCTCGAAGATGCAGGCCATGCCCTCCGAACTCTCGGGCGGCGAGCAGCAGCGGGTGGCGATCGCGCGGGCGCTGGTGAACGACCCGTTCGTCCTGCTCGCGGACGAGCCCACCGGCAACCTCGACGACCGCGCCAGCCGCGCCGTCTTCCAGCTGCTGCGTGAGATCAACGCCAGCGGCACGGCGGTGATCATGGCCACGCACGACCTGGACCTGGTGCGCAACAGCGGCTTCCGCTCGCTGGAGCTGAACAAGGGCGCACTGGTCTACGACTCGGCCGAAGCGCCGCTGCCGGAACGGGAGCACTGA
- a CDS encoding PLP-dependent transferase — protein MSDDPTDIPMHFATRAVHFGRVSDGLGPVATPLVQGVNFEQPRGAPSVPLYTRYANTPTLTLVQKRLASLEGAEAAVCLASGMGATSCAMLALLRPGDHLLSSAWIYGGTFRLFTEELPKLGIEVTFVDPLDARGWRRHLQPNTRGIFIETPVNPTCRVTDLRPLSQLTRETGIALVVDSTFASPVNLRPLEHGADIVIASTTKYLNGHHDMLGGAVFGSRAFIDEVTQKMMIWGQAADPFACWLLERGLKTLQVRVERANANAQALAEWCEAHPGIARVHYPGLPSHPDHELATATMDGFGGMLALELEGGAAAADRMVAKLQLVLHATSLGGVDTLICEPRFTSHASMTPEARAALGIPDGFLRVSVGIEDVRDIIADFSQALA, from the coding sequence ATGAGCGACGACCCGACCGACATCCCGATGCACTTCGCGACGCGTGCGGTGCACTTCGGTCGCGTCAGCGACGGGCTGGGCCCGGTTGCCACGCCGCTGGTGCAGGGCGTGAACTTCGAGCAGCCGCGCGGCGCGCCGTCGGTGCCGCTCTACACGCGCTACGCCAACACACCGACGCTCACGCTGGTGCAGAAGCGCCTCGCCTCGCTGGAGGGTGCCGAGGCGGCGGTCTGCCTGGCCAGCGGCATGGGCGCCACGTCGTGCGCGATGCTGGCGCTGCTGCGCCCCGGCGACCACCTGCTCAGCAGCGCCTGGATCTACGGCGGCACCTTCCGCCTCTTCACCGAGGAGCTGCCCAAGCTCGGCATCGAGGTCACGTTCGTCGACCCGCTCGACGCGCGCGGCTGGCGCCGGCACCTGCAGCCGAACACGCGCGGGATCTTCATCGAGACCCCGGTGAATCCCACCTGCCGCGTGACCGACCTCCGGCCGCTCAGCCAGCTCACGCGCGAGACGGGCATCGCGCTGGTGGTGGACTCCACCTTCGCCAGCCCGGTGAACCTGCGCCCGCTGGAACACGGCGCCGACATCGTGATCGCGTCGACCACCAAGTACCTGAACGGACATCACGACATGCTCGGCGGGGCGGTGTTCGGCTCCCGCGCGTTCATCGACGAAGTCACCCAGAAGATGATGATCTGGGGCCAGGCGGCCGACCCGTTCGCGTGCTGGCTGCTGGAACGGGGCCTGAAGACGCTGCAGGTGCGAGTGGAGCGGGCGAACGCGAACGCCCAGGCGCTGGCCGAGTGGTGCGAGGCGCACCCGGGCATCGCACGGGTGCACTACCCCGGCCTGCCGTCGCACCCCGACCACGAGCTCGCAACCGCGACGATGGACGGCTTCGGGGGCATGCTCGCCTTGGAACTGGAGGGCGGCGCCGCTGCCGCCGATCGGATGGTGGCGAAGCTCCAACTGGTGCTGCACGCCACCTCGCTCGGCGGCGTGGACACGCTCATCTGCGAGCCGCGCTTCACGTCGCACGCGAGCATGACCCCCGAGGCCCGCGCCGCACTCGGGATCCCCGACGGCTTCCTGCGCGTGAGCGTGGGCATCGAGGACGTGCGCGACATCATCGCCGACTTCAGCCAGGCCCTGGCATGA
- a CDS encoding sensor histidine kinase — MTTILTVPPSLDDVSFESLLQALADLEPGTKPLVDARHTRWASPYGLVGLLTLFQSQAERPQFIPPEDPNTASYWARSGFFRHAEKLAEFTRPVPKARTGDSNFFLEVTPIAQTEDVQHVVAHIQERSAAIMETLGFPPSGAVGFSVVLSESCQNIIEHAGGPGWVAVQTYDWQKRLGRRVVVIAVSDSGLGFRQSLEPTRGAGDRWDDGAALEAAVLRATSRFHDPGRGQGIAGIRRYVGKWQAKFTVRSGTARIGIFPEGDEDPRLVKNLPPFPGAQMQIVIPQAFPDA; from the coding sequence GTGACCACCATCCTCACCGTGCCGCCGTCGCTGGACGATGTGTCGTTCGAGTCGTTGCTGCAGGCGCTGGCCGACCTGGAGCCCGGCACGAAGCCACTGGTCGACGCGCGGCATACGCGGTGGGCCAGTCCGTACGGGCTGGTGGGATTGCTGACCCTGTTCCAGTCGCAGGCCGAGCGGCCGCAGTTCATCCCGCCCGAGGACCCGAACACGGCGAGTTACTGGGCCCGCAGCGGGTTCTTCCGGCACGCCGAGAAGCTGGCGGAGTTCACGCGACCGGTGCCGAAGGCGCGCACCGGGGACTCGAACTTCTTCCTCGAGGTCACGCCGATCGCGCAGACCGAGGACGTGCAGCACGTGGTCGCCCACATCCAGGAGCGTTCGGCCGCGATCATGGAGACGCTGGGCTTCCCGCCGAGCGGCGCGGTCGGGTTCTCGGTGGTGCTGTCGGAGAGCTGCCAGAACATCATCGAGCATGCCGGCGGTCCGGGCTGGGTGGCGGTGCAGACCTACGACTGGCAGAAGCGGCTGGGCCGGCGCGTGGTGGTGATCGCCGTGAGCGACTCGGGCCTCGGCTTCCGGCAGTCGCTGGAACCGACGCGGGGCGCGGGGGACCGCTGGGACGACGGTGCGGCGCTGGAGGCGGCGGTGCTGCGCGCCACCAGCCGGTTCCACGATCCCGGCCGCGGCCAGGGCATTGCCGGCATCCGCCGGTACGTCGGCAAGTGGCAGGCGAAGTTCACCGTCCGCAGCGGCACCGCACGCATCGGCATCTTCCCCGAGGGGGACGAGGATCCGCGGCTGGTCAAGAACCTTCCTCCCTTCCCCGGCGCGCAGATGCAGATCGTCATCCCCCAGGCTTTCCCCGACGCGTGA
- a CDS encoding carbohydrate kinase family protein, with protein MTAPRRKRLGVIGTFVWDVIHGRDIRTAPVEEWGGITYALSALDAALTEEWEIVPLIKVGADLHQKASEFVRSLKRAAPDAALIAVPQANNRVELRYVSDERRTEVLTGGVPPWSWLGLRPLLADLDALYVNFIAGWELDLETMQLLRAHVPGPIYCDLHSKLLGVDASGLRIPEPMADAAAWCRCADVMQVNEDEMELMAPDPMALAATALASGVHLLCVTLGRKGAVYFAAPGFATLRDIAAPVTASAFAAVRTALVPIDPELLDADPGDPTGCGDVWGATQFSHLLAGTTFTDAMRQAHRAAARNVRHRGATGLAHYLRGELAPS; from the coding sequence GTGACCGCGCCGCGGCGGAAGCGCCTTGGCGTCATCGGCACCTTCGTCTGGGACGTGATCCACGGGCGGGACATCCGCACCGCCCCGGTGGAGGAGTGGGGGGGCATCACCTACGCACTCTCGGCGCTCGATGCCGCGCTCACGGAAGAGTGGGAGATCGTCCCGCTGATCAAGGTCGGCGCCGACCTGCACCAGAAGGCCAGCGAGTTCGTCCGCTCGCTGAAGCGGGCCGCCCCCGACGCGGCGCTGATCGCGGTGCCGCAGGCCAACAACCGGGTGGAACTGCGGTACGTGAGCGACGAGCGGCGCACCGAGGTGCTCACCGGCGGCGTGCCACCCTGGTCGTGGCTGGGGCTCCGGCCGCTGCTGGCCGACCTGGATGCGCTGTACGTGAACTTCATCGCCGGCTGGGAGCTGGACCTGGAGACGATGCAGCTGCTGCGCGCGCACGTCCCGGGCCCGATCTACTGCGACCTGCACTCCAAGCTGCTGGGGGTGGACGCCAGCGGGCTGCGCATCCCCGAGCCGATGGCCGACGCTGCCGCCTGGTGCCGCTGCGCCGACGTGATGCAGGTGAACGAGGACGAGATGGAGCTGATGGCGCCGGATCCGATGGCGCTGGCCGCCACGGCGCTGGCCAGCGGCGTGCACCTGCTCTGCGTCACGCTGGGGCGGAAGGGCGCCGTCTACTTCGCGGCACCCGGCTTCGCCACCCTGCGCGACATCGCCGCGCCCGTGACGGCGTCGGCCTTCGCAGCGGTGCGCACGGCGCTGGTGCCGATCGATCCCGAACTGCTCGACGCCGACCCCGGCGACCCCACCGGGTGCGGCGACGTCTGGGGCGCCACGCAGTTCTCGCACTTGCTTGCAGGCACTACCTTCACGGATGCCATGCGGCAGGCCCACCGCGCCGCCGCGCGCAACGTGCGCCACCGCGGTGCCACGGGACTGGCGCACTACCTCCGCGGAGAACTCGCCCCGTCGTGA
- a CDS encoding ROK family glucokinase: MSQRSRYIIGVDLGGTNIVVGAMPEDGSREIAFRSLPTYAAQGADSVVERMNQMIEDVISVTIAETGASREDFIGIGVGAPGPLDREQGIIITAPNLGWKMFPLRDRIQQAVGLRTTLDNDANCATLGEWWTGAAKGARNVIGVTIGTGIGGGIVIDGRLYHGASDVAGEIGHMTIDSTGRRCGCGNYGCLEAYASGTAIAERAREALASETDGILMTMCDRQLEKVTAQMVYRAANDGDPIAVDVVRETARFLGAGIGALLNVLNPEVVVLAGGVVNAGEALFAPLKAEVRRRAFAPAVDACQIVPGLLGGSAGVVGAVAAFKAQQGTFTS, from the coding sequence ATGTCCCAGCGTTCCCGCTACATCATCGGAGTCGACCTCGGTGGCACCAACATCGTGGTCGGCGCGATGCCCGAGGACGGCTCGCGCGAGATCGCGTTCCGGTCGCTCCCGACCTACGCGGCGCAGGGTGCGGACTCGGTGGTCGAGCGGATGAACCAGATGATCGAGGACGTGATCTCGGTCACGATCGCCGAGACCGGCGCCTCGCGTGAGGATTTCATCGGGATCGGCGTCGGGGCCCCGGGGCCGCTGGACCGCGAGCAGGGCATCATCATCACCGCCCCCAACCTGGGGTGGAAGATGTTCCCGCTGCGTGACCGCATCCAGCAGGCAGTCGGCCTGCGCACCACGCTCGACAACGACGCGAACTGCGCCACCCTCGGCGAATGGTGGACCGGTGCCGCCAAGGGCGCCCGCAACGTGATCGGTGTCACCATCGGGACGGGCATCGGCGGCGGCATCGTGATCGACGGGCGGCTGTACCACGGCGCCTCGGACGTGGCCGGCGAGATCGGCCACATGACGATCGACTCCACCGGTCGCCGCTGCGGCTGCGGCAACTACGGGTGCCTGGAGGCGTACGCGTCGGGCACCGCGATCGCCGAGCGCGCGCGTGAGGCGCTGGCCTCCGAGACCGACGGCATCCTGATGACGATGTGCGACCGGCAGCTCGAGAAGGTCACAGCGCAGATGGTGTACCGCGCGGCCAACGACGGCGACCCGATCGCGGTGGACGTCGTGCGCGAGACGGCGCGTTTCCTCGGCGCCGGCATCGGGGCGCTGCTCAACGTGCTCAATCCCGAGGTGGTGGTGCTGGCGGGCGGGGTCGTGAACGCCGGCGAGGCACTGTTCGCACCGCTCAAGGCGGAGGTGCGGCGGCGCGCGTTCGCACCCGCCGTGGACGCCTGCCAGATCGTCCCGGGGCTGCTCGGGGGCAGCGCGGGCGTGGTGGGCGCCGTCGCAGCCTTCAAGGCACAGCAAGGCACGTTCACCTCGTGA
- the waaF gene encoding lipopolysaccharide heptosyltransferase II has translation MGDATRAASLVIQTSFLGDVVLTTPLLQHLAARGPVDVVTTPAGGALLEQHPAVRGVIRYDKRGGQRGLGGMRVLANTLRTGRYTAAYLAQGSWRSAALAWMAGIPQRIGFDRSGGALLYTHRVPYRSDWHHATRLFQLAAGDERLTTPPPTLVPSAADRASVEGLLAGAPFGAAPFIVLAPGSVWATKRWPGFAALIDDLPPTYGIVVAGGPADRDLAQSIAIAAPGRVLDATGHLSLLASAALIARAVAVVTNDSLPQHLASAMGTPTLTIYGPTLPAFGFGPLAPRHAVVEHPPGLECRPCSAHGPQACPRGHFRCMREISASGVADTLQSLLRP, from the coding sequence GTGGGCGACGCCACCCGCGCCGCCTCGCTCGTGATCCAGACGTCGTTCCTCGGCGACGTCGTCCTCACCACGCCGCTGCTGCAGCACCTCGCGGCGCGCGGCCCGGTGGATGTCGTGACGACCCCCGCCGGCGGCGCACTCCTCGAGCAGCACCCGGCGGTGCGCGGCGTGATCCGCTACGACAAGCGCGGCGGGCAGCGCGGCCTGGGGGGGATGCGCGTGCTCGCCAACACCCTGCGCACCGGCCGGTACACGGCCGCGTACCTGGCGCAGGGCTCGTGGCGCAGCGCGGCACTGGCCTGGATGGCCGGCATTCCGCAGCGCATCGGCTTCGACCGCTCCGGCGGCGCGCTGCTCTACACGCACCGCGTGCCGTACCGCAGCGACTGGCACCATGCCACGCGCCTCTTCCAGCTCGCCGCGGGTGACGAGCGCCTCACCACGCCGCCACCGACGCTGGTGCCGTCGGCGGCCGACCGCGCCAGCGTGGAGGGGCTGCTGGCCGGCGCGCCCTTCGGGGCGGCACCGTTCATCGTGCTGGCGCCCGGCAGCGTGTGGGCCACCAAGCGCTGGCCCGGCTTCGCCGCGCTGATCGATGACCTGCCACCGACGTACGGCATCGTGGTGGCCGGCGGTCCCGCCGACCGGGACCTGGCGCAGTCCATCGCGATCGCCGCGCCCGGGCGCGTGCTCGATGCCACCGGGCACCTGTCGCTGCTGGCATCGGCGGCGCTGATCGCTCGCGCGGTGGCGGTGGTGACGAACGACTCGCTGCCGCAGCACCTCGCCAGCGCGATGGGCACCCCCACGCTCACCATCTACGGTCCCACGCTGCCCGCGTTCGGGTTCGGGCCGCTGGCGCCGCGACATGCGGTGGTCGAGCATCCGCCGGGCCTCGAGTGCCGCCCCTGCTCGGCGCATGGTCCGCAGGCCTGCCCCCGTGGTCATTTCCGGTGCATGCGCGAGATTTCAGCATCCGGCGTGGCCGACACGCTGCAGTCCCTGCTCCGTCCCTGA